In Arcanobacterium wilhelmae, the following are encoded in one genomic region:
- a CDS encoding N-acetylmuramoyl-L-alanine amidase, whose product MIKAHTLIPVLSLGLAPLAIPVSPLAIPQPDAYVFDLLDVPALEAPESAAPTTAPAGYDVVVDAASSRVAPVALGGTNDYTVITQPLDTQHFNVAAATWTGADPQLVEMRTRTNGTWSPWYSLDIERDEGRQGEAPGTEPMMAAGADGVQVRAKFIQTPKDFQVALLTGAGTHGTEREARTDVAEQLPPAGTDKQAAIGETTTFENALFREAPTSITNAAFSRDFAMAPAPVTNIPAPTVVSRAQWGAPAKAEWRPESATLKAAVIHHTAGNNTYTSAQSPSIVKAIWNYHANMRQWGDIGYNFLIDKYGTVFEGREGSLNSPAGKMSIGAHAAPANSGSVGISVMGNYSQIQPPQAAIDQIVNMIAWQFGRAGIDPNGTWSTMTKFAKTPLTKPVILGHKDVSYTDCPALIENYLPTIRANVAKAIADASADQTTSPTPISQNQDYSEQKTANYSWNRTDIGWGWASTQYTAVFAAGDLDGNGYNDMMLTDRNGFLWFYPMNSRTRFMQRLQVGWGWRNMSTVFGGSDFDGDGNVDILGIEKVTGNLILYPGRGDGHFLAKKTIGVGWGDVSNISVTGNGFDGKPMIMGTSAGYLRAWRTDGRGNLTTRTTFGPGWNTTVLTAITGDITGDGIPDMWAVRNNGDLYLYAPKDGRAQTFNYSKIGYGWKGIRYFLTQSGDPREVRAIFPDGILRKYTLRSLRMK is encoded by the coding sequence GTGATAAAAGCGCACACCTTGATTCCCGTCTTGTCGCTGGGGCTTGCTCCCCTCGCTATTCCTGTGTCGCCGCTGGCCATCCCACAACCCGACGCGTACGTCTTCGACCTGCTCGATGTTCCAGCACTCGAAGCTCCGGAATCGGCCGCCCCGACGACGGCACCTGCCGGCTACGACGTTGTCGTTGATGCAGCTTCGTCTCGAGTCGCACCGGTGGCACTCGGCGGCACGAACGACTACACCGTGATCACTCAGCCTCTGGACACCCAACACTTCAATGTTGCGGCCGCGACCTGGACCGGGGCGGATCCACAGCTAGTTGAGATGCGCACACGCACCAACGGCACCTGGTCGCCGTGGTATTCACTCGACATCGAGAGGGACGAAGGCCGCCAAGGCGAGGCACCCGGCACCGAACCGATGATGGCTGCCGGAGCCGACGGGGTTCAGGTTCGAGCAAAGTTCATTCAGACCCCGAAGGACTTCCAGGTGGCGCTCCTCACTGGCGCTGGAACTCACGGAACTGAACGCGAGGCGCGCACCGACGTCGCCGAGCAACTCCCGCCGGCAGGTACGGATAAACAGGCGGCTATCGGCGAGACGACAACGTTCGAGAACGCTCTCTTCCGCGAGGCACCGACGTCGATAACAAACGCGGCTTTCTCCCGCGACTTTGCGATGGCACCCGCTCCCGTTACGAACATTCCCGCGCCGACCGTTGTCAGCCGCGCCCAGTGGGGCGCCCCCGCGAAGGCCGAGTGGCGGCCCGAAAGCGCAACTCTGAAGGCTGCAGTCATTCATCACACAGCAGGAAACAATACGTACACGAGTGCACAGTCGCCGTCGATCGTGAAAGCAATCTGGAACTATCATGCCAACATGCGGCAGTGGGGCGACATCGGATACAACTTCCTCATCGACAAGTACGGGACCGTCTTTGAGGGCCGTGAAGGCTCACTCAACTCACCTGCAGGGAAAATGAGTATCGGCGCGCATGCTGCACCGGCCAACAGCGGGTCCGTCGGCATTTCAGTGATGGGGAACTACTCGCAGATCCAGCCGCCCCAGGCCGCCATCGACCAGATCGTGAATATGATCGCATGGCAGTTTGGCCGCGCCGGGATCGACCCGAATGGTACGTGGTCCACCATGACGAAGTTCGCCAAGACTCCGCTCACCAAGCCTGTAATTCTCGGCCATAAGGACGTGTCCTACACCGACTGCCCGGCACTGATCGAAAACTATCTGCCGACGATTCGTGCCAACGTTGCGAAGGCAATCGCCGATGCGTCTGCAGATCAGACCACCAGTCCGACTCCCATTTCGCAAAACCAAGATTACTCCGAGCAAAAGACTGCAAATTACTCGTGGAATCGAACCGATATCGGATGGGGCTGGGCATCGACCCAGTACACTGCAGTCTTCGCAGCGGGCGACCTCGATGGCAATGGCTACAACGATATGATGCTCACCGACCGCAACGGCTTCCTGTGGTTCTACCCCATGAATTCACGCACACGCTTCATGCAGAGACTGCAGGTTGGATGGGGGTGGCGCAACATGAGCACAGTGTTCGGAGGATCGGATTTTGATGGTGACGGAAATGTCGACATCCTCGGCATCGAAAAGGTTACTGGAAATCTTATTTTGTACCCCGGGCGCGGCGACGGTCACTTCCTCGCAAAAAAGACAATCGGTGTTGGCTGGGGCGATGTCTCAAACATCTCTGTGACCGGGAACGGATTCGACGGCAAACCGATGATCATGGGGACATCAGCTGGTTACCTTCGTGCTTGGCGGACTGACGGCCGCGGAAACCTCACAACTCGCACGACCTTTGGCCCGGGCTGGAATACCACCGTTCTTACCGCCATTACAGGCGATATCACAGGAGACGGCATTCCCGATATGTGGGCGGTTCGCAATAACGGAGATCTTTACCTTTACGCCCCGAAGGATGGACGCGCACAAACCTTCAATTACTCAAAGATTGGGTATGGGTGGAAAGGCATTCGTTATTTCCTCACACAGTCTGGCGATCCACGCGAAGTTCGCGCTATTTTCCCTGACGGAATCTTGCGTAAGTACACGCTAAGGTCACTCCGGATGAAATAG
- the lepA gene encoding translation elongation factor 4 — MPISTDREKAAIVPAATDPALIRNFCIIAHIDHGKSTLADRMLQLTGVVDERAMRAQYLDRMDIERERGITIKSQAVRMPWSVGGQAYALNMIDTPGHVDFAYEVSRSLAACEGAILLVDSAQGIEAQTLANLYMALENDLAIIPVLNKIDLPAADPDRYAEELGNLIGVDPSECIRVSGKTGEGVDQLLDRIVSEVPAPVGTPGVAPRAMIFDSVYDSYRGVVTYVRVVDGELSPRQKVQMMSTKSTHELLEIGVISPEPAPTKGLGVGEVGYLITGVKDVRQSRVGDTLTDAGKPATEPLAGYRDPKPMVFSGLYPIDGSDYPALRDALDKLKLNDAALTYEPENSVALGFGFRCGFLGLLHLEIIRERLEREFNLDLIATAPSVIYRVITEGGEEVIVQNPSEFPAGKVREIFEPLVSATILTPKDFVGTSMELCQERRGNLLGMDYLSEDRVELRYTLPLAEIVTDFFDQLKSRTKGYASLDYKREGEQSADLVKVDILLNHEQVDAFSAIVHRDRAFGYGSEMTKKLKTLIPRQQFEIPVQAAVGTRVIARETIKAVRKDVLAKCYGGDISRKRKLLEKQKEGKKRMKSIGRVDVPQEAFVAALSSEMPEQKK, encoded by the coding sequence TTGCCTATTTCGACCGACCGCGAAAAAGCGGCCATCGTCCCAGCGGCCACCGATCCCGCGCTGATTCGCAATTTTTGTATCATCGCCCACATCGACCACGGGAAGTCCACCCTCGCCGATCGTATGCTTCAGCTCACCGGCGTCGTGGATGAGCGCGCTATGCGCGCGCAGTATTTGGATCGCATGGATATTGAGCGCGAGCGCGGTATCACGATCAAATCGCAGGCCGTGCGCATGCCGTGGAGCGTTGGCGGCCAGGCGTACGCGCTGAACATGATCGATACCCCCGGCCACGTGGACTTCGCTTACGAGGTCTCACGTTCCCTTGCTGCCTGTGAGGGGGCGATCCTCTTGGTTGATTCAGCGCAGGGTATCGAAGCGCAAACCCTCGCAAACCTCTACATGGCGCTCGAAAACGATCTGGCGATCATCCCGGTTTTGAACAAGATTGATCTTCCGGCGGCAGATCCCGATCGTTACGCCGAAGAGCTCGGTAACCTCATTGGCGTGGATCCGAGCGAGTGTATCCGGGTCTCAGGAAAGACGGGCGAGGGAGTGGATCAGCTCCTGGACCGCATCGTTTCCGAGGTTCCGGCGCCAGTTGGCACCCCCGGCGTCGCGCCACGCGCGATGATCTTCGATTCGGTTTACGATTCTTATCGCGGCGTGGTCACTTACGTGCGAGTGGTCGATGGTGAGCTTTCTCCGCGCCAGAAAGTTCAGATGATGTCCACGAAGTCCACGCACGAGCTGCTGGAAATCGGCGTCATTTCGCCCGAACCAGCTCCAACCAAGGGGCTGGGAGTTGGTGAGGTCGGTTACCTCATTACAGGTGTGAAGGATGTGCGCCAGTCGCGTGTGGGCGATACCCTCACCGACGCCGGCAAGCCTGCCACTGAGCCGCTTGCCGGCTACCGCGACCCCAAGCCCATGGTCTTCTCCGGCCTCTACCCGATCGACGGTTCCGATTACCCAGCCTTGCGCGACGCCTTGGATAAGCTCAAGCTTAACGACGCCGCCCTCACTTACGAGCCCGAAAACTCGGTTGCGCTCGGCTTTGGTTTCCGTTGTGGCTTCCTTGGTTTGCTTCACTTGGAGATTATTCGTGAGCGCCTCGAGCGCGAGTTCAATCTCGATCTCATTGCTACCGCCCCGTCGGTGATTTACCGTGTGATTACGGAAGGTGGCGAAGAGGTGATCGTTCAGAATCCATCGGAGTTTCCAGCCGGTAAAGTACGAGAAATCTTCGAGCCGTTGGTTTCGGCAACGATCCTGACGCCGAAGGATTTCGTGGGAACGTCGATGGAGCTGTGCCAGGAGCGTCGCGGCAATCTGCTAGGCATGGATTATCTTTCGGAGGATCGCGTGGAGCTACGCTACACGTTGCCGCTCGCGGAGATCGTCACAGACTTCTTTGATCAGCTCAAGTCCCGTACCAAGGGCTACGCCTCGCTCGATTACAAGCGCGAGGGCGAACAGTCCGCAGATCTGGTCAAGGTTGATATCCTCCTCAACCACGAACAGGTGGATGCGTTCTCCGCGATCGTGCACCGCGATCGCGCGTTCGGATATGGCTCAGAAATGACGAAAAAGCTCAAAACGCTCATTCCACGCCAGCAGTTCGAAATTCCGGTTCAGGCAGCCGTCGGCACTCGCGTGATCGCGCGTGAAACGATCAAGGCTGTCCGTAAGGACGTGCTGGCCAAGTGCTATGGCGGCGATATTTCGCGTAAGCGCAAACTCCTCGAGAAGCAGAAGGAAGGCAAGAAGCGCATGAAGTCGATCGGCCGTGTTGACGTGCCGCAAGAGGCCTTCGTTGCCGCCCTGTCTTCCGAGATGCCCGAACAGAAGAAGTAA
- the trmB gene encoding tRNA (guanosine(46)-N7)-methyltransferase TrmB has protein sequence MSEQNPNFGRIMSFSRRGSRLGDKFEKVMEEHAARFVIPIPAGEALTTIADDAFMDLAEAFGRDAPLTVEIGPGSGEQTIANALANPDRNYLAVEAWAPGVARCVNAAQREGAHNVRIIEVDAAQALPIIFRTDVENPNRRADEVWTFFPDPWRKKKHFKRRIVKASFARTIAGVLKEGGIWRLATDWDSYAWQMRDVVTDAPEFTNPHEGQRVDPADDGAYEGGFAPRFEHRVMTRFEQRGIDAGRTIHDLKVVRVPGEFPLPVPANETGAPASEAL, from the coding sequence ATGAGTGAACAGAACCCAAACTTTGGCCGAATCATGTCTTTTTCCCGCCGTGGTTCACGGCTGGGAGATAAGTTTGAAAAGGTGATGGAGGAGCACGCAGCACGGTTCGTGATTCCCATTCCTGCCGGTGAGGCGCTCACCACGATTGCAGACGATGCGTTTATGGATCTCGCGGAGGCGTTCGGCCGCGATGCGCCGCTCACGGTGGAGATCGGCCCGGGTTCTGGTGAACAGACGATTGCGAACGCCCTCGCCAACCCGGATCGCAACTATCTCGCCGTCGAAGCCTGGGCTCCCGGCGTCGCGCGGTGCGTGAACGCGGCACAGCGGGAAGGCGCCCACAACGTGCGCATCATTGAGGTGGACGCCGCACAAGCCCTCCCGATCATCTTCCGCACCGACGTCGAGAATCCGAACCGGCGCGCAGACGAAGTCTGGACATTCTTCCCAGACCCGTGGCGCAAGAAGAAGCACTTCAAGCGCCGCATCGTCAAGGCATCGTTCGCGCGCACAATCGCGGGTGTGCTGAAAGAAGGCGGAATCTGGCGGCTGGCAACCGATTGGGATTCGTACGCGTGGCAGATGCGCGACGTCGTCACGGACGCCCCCGAGTTTACGAACCCGCACGAGGGCCAGCGGGTGGACCCGGCAGATGACGGCGCCTACGAGGGCGGCTTCGCCCCGCGCTTCGAGCACCGCGTCATGACGCGCTTCGAACAGCGCGGTATCGACGCCGGCCGGACAATCCACGATCTCAAAGTTGTGCGCGTACCGGGCGAGTTCCCGCTCCCGGTTCCCGCGAACGAAACAGGCGCACCGGCGTCGGAGGCGCTCTAG